Within the Flavobacterium sp. N502536 genome, the region TCGTTTTTTATAGCGTGCCCCTCCGGGTCAGGCTGTCCGCTGTATCTTTTATGGCAAACCCCGCCATAAAAGGATGCCGCTCCCATCCTTCACGCTAAATTGTTTTCAGTTAAAAGAGTTCTACTGCAAGATTTTCAAAACGTTAAGAATCTCCAAGAGGCTTATCCACAACGTATGTCATTTCGAGGAACGAGACTCGAGCGATAGCGAACTGGCGAAGTCAATCACACCCGAATGTCGACAAAGAAACTCCACAAAGTATGTCATTTCGAGGAACGAGGCTCGAGTGACAGCAAACTGGCGAAGTCAATCACACCCGAATGTCGACAAAGAAACTCCACAAAGTATGTCATTTCGAGGAACGAGGCTCGAGTGACAGCAAACTGGCGAAGTCAATCACACCCGAATGTCGACAAAGAAACTCCACAAAGTATGTCATTTCGAGGAACGAGGCTCGAGCGATAGCGAACTGGCGAAGCAAATCCCCACAAGAAATCCCACAAAGTAGATCTTCAATCATTGTCGATATGCGAATGTGATTTCTCCCTTCGGTCGAAATGACAATACAAGGTTTTTAAAATTTTAACAAACGAAAAGTTGTTAAAAACTTGACATAAAAAGAGCGCATCGTCGTCTTATAATTCTTATTTTTATTTCTTATAAATAAGAATTCATGAAACTACCTTTTATAGAAATAATTGAAGCCACAACAAGTGACCCAAATTTACTGATGTGGAAATTTTATGATGAAGACAAAGAAATCAAAAACGGAGCAAAACTAACCGTTCGGGAAAGTCAGCACGTTATGCTTTTAAATGAAGGGCAACTTGCTGATATTTTTTCTCCCGGGCTTTACACCTTATCTACCGAAAACATTCCTGTTTTAAGCAAACTAAAAGGCTGGAAATACGGTTTCGAAAGTCCGTTTAAAGTAGATGTTTATTTTTTCAATACCCATCAGTTTATCAATAATAAATGGGGAACTCCCGCTCCTATCCTGCTCAATGATCCGCAATTTGGTCAAATCAGAGTTCGCGCTTTTGGTAGTTTTGATCTTAAAATCGCCGATGTTGCCAAATTCTTTCGACAATATGCCGGAACCTATCCGCAGCTCACGATTTTCGAATTACAAAATCAGTTGAGAGATTTTGTGGCTCCAAAATTTGGAGAAGTTCTCGCAAACGAAAATATAACCGTTACAGACATTGCCGGAAATAGTACACAATTAGGAAAAAAAATCGAACCCTATCTAAAACCTTATTTTGAGCAATTAGGAATCGAGCTAACCCAGTTTGTCATCACAAGTGTAACCTTGCCGGAAGATGTTACAGCACATTACGATAAAATCACTAATATGAATATGGTGACCGATATGGACAAATTTACCAAATTCAATACCGCGACAGCTATTGGCGATAAAGGAACAGCGCTTCACGATGCGACCCAAAATGCGTTGAGTATGGGAATCCTCCTCAATCAATTACAGCAAAATAAAGAAACTCCGAAAGAAGAAGTCAAAGACGATATAACTTCAAAACTTCAAAAACTAAAATCTTTATTTGATGCCGGTTTAATTGACGAAGACGAGTTTAAAAACAAAAAAACCGAATTGTTAAATCAATTGTAATGGAAGAGAAAAAAGTCAATTCGTTTTTAGACAAGCTCAAGGCCAATGCGAAAAAGCAAGCCAATTACGGCGGTGAGTCTGAAAGCAGCGAGGCACAGCTGAATGCAAGAGACTGTCCAAACTGTGGTGCCGGAAGAGCCAAACAAGACGGTGTAACACATTGCGCCTATTGCGGATTTGAGTTTATAACCGTCAAACTTACAGACGGGGTTTACATTAAAAAAGAAGACAATTCAATTTAAAAATAAAACATAGTGTTCGGATTATTCAACAAACAAAAAGGCGAAGATGCTGTTCCTGAATGGTATTCAGAACTTAAGGAATCACAGGAAAGATGGTTTAATTTCTTAGAAAAACTAGAAGCCAAAATGGAAGAGTTTGCCACGGCAGCTATTCCGGAACTGAAAGAAATTTTACAAACCGATGACGATTTATACAAAAGAACCTTTCATAAAGTCTATTCGGGCGTAAACGGACAATTGTCTAATATCAGAGAAAAAGCCAGAACGACCTATGACGAAAAAATAATAAACGTTTATTACAACTACAATTCACAGATCTCTGTTTTAAGCAAACACCACAATCTGGTTTCCGATTTTAGAAACCACTGTTCTGATCGTTACCATGCTTTTGAAGATCAATACGAATATTGGAGAAATCAAATCGAAAAAACACAGGAACGTGACCTCGAAATCGAATATCAAAAAATAGTCGACGAATACGAAGCCATTAAAGACAAATTCAGCTGTACACAATGTGGCGGCAATATTCAAATCGAAAAAATATTTTTAATCGAAACCTATATCGCTTGCCCTTATTGCAAAACACAAAACACCTTTGCGCCTAGTACACAGGGTAGAAATCTGCAAAATATTGCAAGAGGTCTGGCCGAACAAAGAACTGCGCATTTGTATGAAGCCTTTGAAACCGAAAACAACAAAGAACGCGAATTGTACCATCAGCGTCATGAATTAAGTTTGAGTAAAATTCACGAATCAAACAAAAAGGTTTTAAGTGAAATTCAGTCTAAAATGGATGATTTAGAAGAACAAAGACAATTTGTGATTAAAAATGCTCCCAAATTATATCAGGTTTATTTGCGCGCTATGTACGACGAATGGAATACAATTACACCCGATTTAAAAGAGCACAACGAAAAAATGTATCAAAATCAAATACAATCCTAATAATTTATTAACCCTAAAATTTGAAAAATGTTTAAAAAACTTTTTGGAGCTCTAACTGGAGACAACAAGCAGGAAAACCAGAATTATGAAGCACAAACTTCAAATAACAATTATGAAAATGAATACGAAAATGAGGATCAGGAAGTAGAATACGATCCGGAAACTTTACATGGAACACATTATACTGTAGAAGATTTTGATGCCGAAGTTGCCGAAAGAGCCGAAGCATGGATCGCAGACGAGCGTGCAAGTGGAGAAAATCTGGAAGACAAAGACATTCAAAACATATATTTCAATTACAGAAGAACGGTTTACACCGAATGGAACAACTGCGATTCAGATCAAATGATTCGTTTTGAGCACGCCAATTCTTTAAAATACAGCGGAGTTCAGGTTTCGGGATTTGTAAAAGTTGACGACAACAATCCGTTTCTAGAGCCTGTACATGGCGTAGATTTAAGAACGTATACCGCAATGTGCCTTAAGATCAGTGCCGGAGTCGATTACCTTGAAGTTTGCAAAGCAATGGGATTTGAGCCTGTAATCTGGGAAGAATTAAACACCATCTGGCCACAGCGTATGGGAGAAGATACTTCGTTTACGGTTACCACTTTGTTTGGACAATATTATGCCGAAAATGTAACGGTTCCGCAATTAGAAAACCTGAATGCTGAAATTTCGGAAGAAGGAGCTGCTAATCTTGAAAAAATCAGAACCGACCGTTATTTCTATGAAGAACTTGCAGGTGCCAGACAAGCGGCGTACGAGTACGGAATCGATGGTGCTCAATGGATTCTAGAAAACTTCGGAATCAATCTTGCCGATTTCCAATCGGTAGCCATGCAATGGATGACTGAGCAAAATCAAAACTGGAATTCAGCAGATATCACAGAATTTCATGACTATCAGCAAGCAAAACAAAAAGAATATGCTGCAAAATTTGCTGCAGAACAAGGAGGAAACATTGCAGACGATGTAAATTTCTAATTTGACTTTCTTATCAGGATAAAAAACCGATTTGCAAAACAAATCGGTTTTTTGTTCGTTTAAAACATTTCAGAATTCTATAAAAGTTACTTCATAAAAACAATACCAAATGGAAAACACACCTACCTTCTTTGCCGACGGGGAAAGCCCAATAATGATCGAAGCCTATAAAAGAGCACAAGAAACCTTCAAATATTTCTGGAGAGAATTATCGTGGGAATACCGCCGAATCGTTCCGGGACTTGATGTTGCCTGTGTAAAACTGGCCTTCACACAAGAAATAGACGGAGAAACCGTAGTCGAGCATATGTGGATTAACGATATCAATTTTGACGGCGATACCATTTATGGCATCCTGGTAAATCAACCCAATGATTTAACCAACGTCAATAATGGCGACGAAATACAAATACCTGCTAATCAAATAAGCGATTGGTTGTTTGCCAGCGATGGAAAAACTTACGGAGCTTTCACCATACAGGCCATGCGTTCAGAAATGGATGAAGACGAAAGAGAAGATCACGACGAAGCCTGGGGATTAGATTTTGGAGATTACAACGACATACTGGTTGTTTCAGATCAAAAAGAAAAGCCCGAAAATCTGGTAGAACATCCAATGAGCAAAAACATGAAGGAGAGCCTTATTGATTTTGTAAAAAATAATCCCGAAGAACTTAGCGCAACAGATGAACTGGGATATACTTTTCTGCACCGCGAAACCATTGCAGGAAACAAAACAAGTGTAGAAATTTTATTGGAATTTGGAGCTGATGTGAAAGCCGAAACTGTCAATGGAAAAACCGCTCTTGATTTTGCAAAACAGCTAAACTGGGAACATTTAATTCCTTTGTTGTAATATTTAACCTTTAAAGTCCGATTTTCATAAGCAAGTCGGACTTTTTTTTGAAATTTCTATGAAAATAAATATTAATTTATAGTAACCATTAAGACACCTTTTTTTAATAATAAAGCATTAATTTTGCGGCACCCAAAACAAATCTGCCATGAAAAAAATATTGCTAGTAGTAACCTTTACTCTTTTTTTACCCTATGCCCTTCTTGCGCAAACCAAAACCGAAGCACAGGCCATTTTTGCAAAATCAACTAATTATGTAAACGATTTTGAAAAAATCCTTACTGCAAGCCAGATCAAGAATCTGAACGACTTTTTAAAAGCGGGCGAGAACAAAACTAAAACTAAAATTACTATTGTAACCACTTCTTCAATAGCCCCTTATACCAACCTTACCGATTATTCATCCGATTTTGAGCAATACCTGGTTTCTACCTTAAAAATTGACTCCTCTATTTTAATTGTTTTAAGCAAGCAACTCAGACAAATTCAGATTCAGGGGGTTAATAAACTGCGTCCTAAAATGAGCGATCAGGAAATTAAAGATATAGTATCGGCCTATGTGCTTCCGGAACTAAAAAAAGGCGATTACCATAAAGCCTTACAGGAAGGTGCAATTCAGCTTATTAAGAAGCTCGAATAAAAAATCCATTTTATCGACAACGGATTTAATCCAAAAAAATAGCAAAATCTGACTTGTGAAAACGGGTCGGATTTTTTTTATCAATAAAAAACGTTTATTGCCCCACAAACAATCCCCCACAAACATAGCCGCATCCCCTCTTTGCGCGCGATTTATTTTCATAACTTTAGCACTAAATAAATAAGGTTATGAAAGAAATATGCATTGTTGAATTTCCATCAAATTTGGGTTTAAAAGAACCTCAACCCGGAAAAGAACCAGGCGTAAAAAAACTGCCGGATTGGTTATGGAAACATAATTTACACAAAGTCATTCTCCCTAAAAACATCATCAGGCTTGATCCTCCAAAATATTCAAATAGCCGTGATCCTGAAACTCAGCTTCTCAACAGCAATTCATTGGTTGGTTATGCCAGAGAGCAGGCCTATTTGCTAAACAACTTGCTTTCTCAAAACAAATTTCCGTTTATTCTGGGCGGAGACTGCAGCATTCTACTCGGAGCAGCTATCGCTTTAAAGCAAAAAGGAAATTACGGATTGTTTTATCTGGACGGGCATACCGATTTTATGGATGTCGCTTTATCCGAAACCGGAGGTGTTGGCGGAATGGCCGCATCAATAGTTACCGGAAACGGAACTGAAAAACTAACCAATATTCTAAACCTGCGTCCTTATATCAACGAAGAGAACCTATGGTGCGTGGGCAACCGCGAATATGATGATGCCTATGAAAATGAAATTCGCAATTCGGCTGCCACTTATGTTAGTCTTGAAAACTTGCGAAAAGAAGGAATTTTAAAAAGCGTACAATCTTTTCTTTCAGAAGTAAAGAACAAAAAACTGGATGGTTTCTGGCTGCATATTGATCTGGATGTTCTAAACGATGCCGTAATGCCTTGCGTAGACAGCCGAACGCCTGACGGACTTACTTATGAAGAGTTCAATGAGCTACTTGCACTCCTTTTTCAAAGCAATCAATTAACCGGGCTTGAAATTACCATTTTAGACCCTGATCTCGACGTTACCGGGCAATACACCAAAGAGTTTGTACAGCAATTTACCACTACTTTTAATACCCATATCAATCTGGAGGTATAAAAACTTTTTGTCCTGATTTTGTCAAACTAAAAAACGTATTTTAGCTACTACCATTGAAGCAAAAAACACAGCCAAAACAATTGCATCATGAATACAGCGATACAGGATTACAATAATTTACAAAGCAGTTCCGATCAGGAAATCTGCGATCGACTGGCGGTGCTAATCGACGAAAATCTACCGGAGGCCGAGAATAAAATCTGGCACGCACATCCGGTCTGGTTTTTAGACGGAAATCCTATTGTAGGCTACAGCAAGCTAAAAAACAATGTTCGGCTATTGTTCTGGAGCGGCCAGTCTTTTGAGGAAAAAGAGCTTATCAACGAAGGTTCTTTTAAAGCGGCAGAATTTCGCTATACCTCAGTCGACCAAATTAACCCATCCGACTTAAAACGCTGGCTAAAAAAAGCAAGCGAAATTCAGTGGGATTATAAAAATATTGTCAAACGAAAGGGCGTTCTGGAACGATTAAAATAGGTCATCAACTCTCTTTTACCAAAGCCAAATAACCAAAACAATTAATGAGTCGAAGACACAAAACAAGTATCCAAAAAAGTAATTCCCAAAAAAACACTATTGCTTTTT harbors:
- a CDS encoding SPFH domain-containing protein; translated protein: MKLPFIEIIEATTSDPNLLMWKFYDEDKEIKNGAKLTVRESQHVMLLNEGQLADIFSPGLYTLSTENIPVLSKLKGWKYGFESPFKVDVYFFNTHQFINNKWGTPAPILLNDPQFGQIRVRAFGSFDLKIADVAKFFRQYAGTYPQLTIFELQNQLRDFVAPKFGEVLANENITVTDIAGNSTQLGKKIEPYLKPYFEQLGIELTQFVITSVTLPEDVTAHYDKITNMNMVTDMDKFTKFNTATAIGDKGTALHDATQNALSMGILLNQLQQNKETPKEEVKDDITSKLQKLKSLFDAGLIDEDEFKNKKTELLNQL
- a CDS encoding DUF6620 family protein, giving the protein MFKKLFGALTGDNKQENQNYEAQTSNNNYENEYENEDQEVEYDPETLHGTHYTVEDFDAEVAERAEAWIADERASGENLEDKDIQNIYFNYRRTVYTEWNNCDSDQMIRFEHANSLKYSGVQVSGFVKVDDNNPFLEPVHGVDLRTYTAMCLKISAGVDYLEVCKAMGFEPVIWEELNTIWPQRMGEDTSFTVTTLFGQYYAENVTVPQLENLNAEISEEGAANLEKIRTDRYFYEELAGARQAAYEYGIDGAQWILENFGINLADFQSVAMQWMTEQNQNWNSADITEFHDYQQAKQKEYAAKFAAEQGGNIADDVNF
- a CDS encoding DUF2314 domain-containing protein; translation: MENTPTFFADGESPIMIEAYKRAQETFKYFWRELSWEYRRIVPGLDVACVKLAFTQEIDGETVVEHMWINDINFDGDTIYGILVNQPNDLTNVNNGDEIQIPANQISDWLFASDGKTYGAFTIQAMRSEMDEDEREDHDEAWGLDFGDYNDILVVSDQKEKPENLVEHPMSKNMKESLIDFVKNNPEELSATDELGYTFLHRETIAGNKTSVEILLEFGADVKAETVNGKTALDFAKQLNWEHLIPLL
- a CDS encoding TPM domain-containing protein, with the translated sequence MKKILLVVTFTLFLPYALLAQTKTEAQAIFAKSTNYVNDFEKILTASQIKNLNDFLKAGENKTKTKITIVTTSSIAPYTNLTDYSSDFEQYLVSTLKIDSSILIVLSKQLRQIQIQGVNKLRPKMSDQEIKDIVSAYVLPELKKGDYHKALQEGAIQLIKKLE
- a CDS encoding arginase family protein encodes the protein MKEICIVEFPSNLGLKEPQPGKEPGVKKLPDWLWKHNLHKVILPKNIIRLDPPKYSNSRDPETQLLNSNSLVGYAREQAYLLNNLLSQNKFPFILGGDCSILLGAAIALKQKGNYGLFYLDGHTDFMDVALSETGGVGGMAASIVTGNGTEKLTNILNLRPYINEENLWCVGNREYDDAYENEIRNSAATYVSLENLRKEGILKSVQSFLSEVKNKKLDGFWLHIDLDVLNDAVMPCVDSRTPDGLTYEEFNELLALLFQSNQLTGLEITILDPDLDVTGQYTKEFVQQFTTTFNTHINLEV
- a CDS encoding DUF1801 domain-containing protein, translated to MNTAIQDYNNLQSSSDQEICDRLAVLIDENLPEAENKIWHAHPVWFLDGNPIVGYSKLKNNVRLLFWSGQSFEEKELINEGSFKAAEFRYTSVDQINPSDLKRWLKKASEIQWDYKNIVKRKGVLERLK